The following nucleotide sequence is from uncultured Flavobacterium sp..
GTTGATCATGCAGCTTTCTTTTTCGCAAGAAAGAACAATTTCTGGAGTTGTTTCAGATAACGGGGAACCAATTCCTGACGTAAACGTTATTGTAAAAGGCACAAAAAACCATGCTCAAACAGATTTGAACGGCAAATATCTCATAAAAGCCAAAACAGGAGATATTCTTGTATTTACTTATATGGGGATGAAGGAGGCCATGATTACTGTTGGTACTTCATCAGTCATTAATGCCAAAATGCAGGAAGATGGAAAAGCATTAGATGAGATTGTGGTTGTTGCTTATGGCAAAGCAAAAAAATCTTCGTACACGGGATCTGCGACTCAAATCAAATCTGAGCAATTAGAGAACAGACCTCTTACCAATGCACTTTCGGTTTTAGAAGGAAGTACTTCAGGAGTTCAAATTCAGAGTTCGTCAGGACAGCCGGGAGCAGCTCCAGAAATAAGGATACGTGGCTTTAGCTCTATAAACGGATCGAATACGCCATTGTATGTTGTCGATGGAGTTCCGTTTGCAGGAGATATCAGCAATATAAATTCTAATGATATTGAGAGTTTAACGGTTTTAAAAGATGCTGCTTCAACATCGCTTTATGGTTCAAAAGCCGCAAATGGTGTTATTATCATTACGACCAAAACTGGAAAATCCTCTAAAGATAAGTTTTCTTTAAACGTAAGTACCGGTATGACTTCAAGATCAATCAAAGAGTATAATAGGGTAGATGCTTATGACTATTATCCTTTAGAATGGGAAGCAATTAGAAACAGCCGTCCAATGGCAACGCAACCTCAGATTGATGCCGCTAATTCTTATGCATCTGCAAGAGTTCCGGTTGTATTAGTGACAAATCCGTTTAATGTTCCTGGTGCGAGTATTGTTGGTACAGATGGAAAATTAAATCCGGATGCACAATTATTATATCCCGATGATTTAAATTGGGAAAAACAGATAGAAAGAGCAGGAGTCCGTCAGAACATAGATTTCTCTTATCAGGGAAAATCAGAAAAATCAAATTATTTTGCCTCTTTAGGGTATTTAAATGAAGAAGGGTATGTGCAAAACTCAGGTTTAGAAAGAACTACGGGCCGTTTGAATTTAAATACAAGTTTAAACAACTGGTTTAAAACAGGTGTAAATATTTCAGGTACATTATCGAGTACGAATTTGGCAGTTAATGGAGTAGATAATTCATCTGCTTTTAGTAATGCTTTTAGAACCACACGATATATGGGACCTATATATCCTGTTCATGATCATACAGAAACTGGCGCTTATGAATTGGATGCAAACGGTGATAAGATATATTCTACGATGAGAGGATCCGGTGCATCAAATGGACGAAATATTGTTTATGAAACATTGAATAATACAGATAATGAAAAAGGATTGGGGCTTTCAGGAAGAGCTTATTTTGAAATAGATTTTTTAAAAGATTTTAAGTTTACCACTAATGCTTCTGTAGATAAGACTTATTCTAACAGAACGTATTCGTTTAACACTGAAATAGGAGATGGCGCCCCAACGGGATTAATGGGAAAAGAGGATAATATTTTGACTGGTGTTACTTACAATCAATTGCTTAATTACTCGAAAAAATTAGGAAACCATACGATCACTGCCTTGCTAGGACATGAAAGTTTTGATTACGAAAGAAATTGGACAACTGGTACCAAAACGGGTCAGGTGGTGCCTAATATCGTGGAGTTTATTAACTACGCTACTACTACAGATTTAACGTCATTTACCAGAAACTATGCAACTGAATCTTATTTTTCAAGAGTTGGATATGATTATAAAGATAAATATATTTTTTCGGCATCGTTGCGCAGAGATGGGTCTTCAAAATTTTCACAGGAAAATCGATGGGGGAATTTTTGGTCTTTTGGCGGAGCGTGGGTAATTTCTAAAGAAAATTTTCTGGCTGATATTTCCTGGATTAATGACTTAAAAGTACGGGCATCGATAGGAGAAGTAGGTAATGATTCTCATATTGATAATACAGGTTTGAGTTATTATATAAGTCAGCCAACGTATAGTCTGGGTTATGATAACGGAAATGAAGGAGGAATTATTACAAATGCTGCAGCTGCACCAAATTTGCAATGGGAAGTTAATACCCAGAAAGATCTGGCGGTAGAATTTGGGTTATTTAAAAACAGGCTTAAAGGAAGCGTAGAGTATTATAATAGAAATACGGATGGACTTATTTTTTCGATTCCAAATCCATTGTCTTCAGGACTCGATGATAGAGTAGAAAATATAGGATCTATGTTTAACAGAGGTTTTGAGGTTTCATTAAATGGAGTGATTCTCAAAACAAATAATTTTTCATGGGGTTTGAATATCAATGCATCTACAATTCAAAATGAAATTACAAGTCTGCCTCAAAAGGAAATAATTAGCGGATCAAAAAAACTTGAAGTAGGTCATTCGATGTATGATTATTGGTTAAGAGATTGGTATGGAGTTGACCCTGCAGACGGATATGCTTTGTATGTTGCAGATCCAAATTTAATGGTGCCAAATGATCCCACAGGTAGAGTGGTAGATGGAGTAAATGTAACAACAAACCAAAATAAAGCTTTATATCATTATGCAGGTTCAGCAATTCCGGATTTATTTGGAACTTTTGGTAATACTTTTAAATATCAGGGACTTCAGTTAGATATTATGTGTTCTTATCAAATAGGAGGTTTAACGTATGATACAAATTATTCAGGTCTTATGCATACAGGAAACAGTTATGGATCTGCTTTTAGCACTGATATTTTAAGCAGATGGCAAAAACCGGGAGATATGACAGATGTTCCAAGATTAGACATCAATAGAAATACACAATCTTCTGCTGCTTCTGATAGATGGTTACAAAAATCAGATTATTTAGCTTTAAGACAGATTAATTTATCATACAAACTATCATCAGATTTAATATCTAAACTAAAAATTGATAATGCGACAATTTATGTAAATGGCGAAAATCTTTTGCTGTTTGCCAAACGTCAGGGAATGGATCCTACTCAAACTTTTAACGGAACGACCCAAAATAGATATATACCATCAAGAATGATTTCGATGGGCTTTAATTTAAATTTTTAATATTATGAAATCAAATTATATAAAACTGATATGGTGTGTAGCGTCAATAATTGGCTTGGGATCTTGCTCAGAGGAATTTTTAGATAAAACACCAACTGAGTTTGTAGATTATGATGCTGCAACAAAAACAACAGATAATTTAATGACAACTTTAAACGGAATTCACAGATCGCTGTATATACGTTATGAAAGTCAAGGTGAATGTGGTTTAGGTTCATTAATGGAGCAAGTTGATATTGCGGGCGATGACGTTGTTTTTCCGGTAACA
It contains:
- a CDS encoding TonB-dependent receptor, with protein sequence MRVKFKWILTSMLMLIMQLSFSQERTISGVVSDNGEPIPDVNVIVKGTKNHAQTDLNGKYLIKAKTGDILVFTYMGMKEAMITVGTSSVINAKMQEDGKALDEIVVVAYGKAKKSSYTGSATQIKSEQLENRPLTNALSVLEGSTSGVQIQSSSGQPGAAPEIRIRGFSSINGSNTPLYVVDGVPFAGDISNINSNDIESLTVLKDAASTSLYGSKAANGVIIITTKTGKSSKDKFSLNVSTGMTSRSIKEYNRVDAYDYYPLEWEAIRNSRPMATQPQIDAANSYASARVPVVLVTNPFNVPGASIVGTDGKLNPDAQLLYPDDLNWEKQIERAGVRQNIDFSYQGKSEKSNYFASLGYLNEEGYVQNSGLERTTGRLNLNTSLNNWFKTGVNISGTLSSTNLAVNGVDNSSAFSNAFRTTRYMGPIYPVHDHTETGAYELDANGDKIYSTMRGSGASNGRNIVYETLNNTDNEKGLGLSGRAYFEIDFLKDFKFTTNASVDKTYSNRTYSFNTEIGDGAPTGLMGKEDNILTGVTYNQLLNYSKKLGNHTITALLGHESFDYERNWTTGTKTGQVVPNIVEFINYATTTDLTSFTRNYATESYFSRVGYDYKDKYIFSASLRRDGSSKFSQENRWGNFWSFGGAWVISKENFLADISWINDLKVRASIGEVGNDSHIDNTGLSYYISQPTYSLGYDNGNEGGIITNAAAAPNLQWEVNTQKDLAVEFGLFKNRLKGSVEYYNRNTDGLIFSIPNPLSSGLDDRVENIGSMFNRGFEVSLNGVILKTNNFSWGLNINASTIQNEITSLPQKEIISGSKKLEVGHSMYDYWLRDWYGVDPADGYALYVADPNLMVPNDPTGRVVDGVNVTTNQNKALYHYAGSAIPDLFGTFGNTFKYQGLQLDIMCSYQIGGLTYDTNYSGLMHTGNSYGSAFSTDILSRWQKPGDMTDVPRLDINRNTQSSAASDRWLQKSDYLALRQINLSYKLSSDLISKLKIDNATIYVNGENLLLFAKRQGMDPTQTFNGTTQNRYIPSRMISMGFNLNF